The stretch of DNA CTTTCGTGAGTTGGGAGGAAAACAAGCATTGTATCATGAGATAAAGTTGGCAACTTTAAGGGTTCAAAGACACAACACAACTTAGAAACCGGTAGGATTGATCGCTTATGTTAATGATCTAATCTAACAATGGCGTCAAAGCCATCATAActtctaattaaattttatcttagTAATTGGATCCAAGTCACTCACCAGATCCGAAAAGCAAGAGGATCATACTAGTAACGGTTGAACCTTTTccataaaaaaaggaaagaatatGTACAATTAACGGAAACTTTAGCTGTCTTGTCTACTgaatttgagaagttgggtgaaaaaaaatcttagaagAGTGTTTGAATTAGACAAATAACACATATTGAAACCAGATTTACATTGTGATGTGTTAGGACAAATATATCTCTTAATGAAGACGACTTCGAGATATGTCATGTGACTTTTCCCTTTTTCCTCTTAAACTTTTGTGATAAGATTTCTCTACCTCAAATATCTGATTGGTTAAAATTCAAACAGATGTAATCTCTATTCTAGCAATGATAATTCTAGAAATTTTAGTAGCTAGCACACAAAATAATGAAGGATCAAATTGATAGTTCTTAAAATAAATGGAGAAGatgtaaacaaacaaagtaATGAAGGTTTATATtgactttttgttttagatcaagGTTGATCTTGCAATTTATCTTTAATTTGCTGATCAACTTATTTTGTGACGCCGCGTCAGCCGCTGTAGTGTCTCGACGATGGCGGTGGTTTGATCtattttcctctctctctctctctgtttcagttTCTCTTTGTGGCCAGAGAAATATAGCGTCGATAGCATTAGCATTGACCCCGAGCACTAAAATTTCGAAAGCTTATTACTAATGACGCCCACGATCAATGTTTCCATAAGATGTCTCCAACCTTACGTTACATATCTCTCTTttgatctctgtttttgttgtttcaccTTACATTGGCCCACAGTATCTTGTGTTCTCTTGAGTTAGATCCTTATCGAATCATTCTATTGATTTTTCTTAACCGTTTTGGAAAATGTAATAAACCCATTGTAGCTTTTCTTTCCCCTGAAATCAAATCAGTCCGGATTCAAAAGAGGAGCAATCATAAGACTAAGCACAGCCTTATCGAAATCTTTCCTTTGCGatgtaactttttttattcataGCAAACCAGGATCATGTTCTTTATAACATCACTCTTACTTGCTTGCATACGTTTCGGTTTATATTACATGATGTAGAGAGGAAGTTTTATTCATAACTTGTACAAAGTCTAGAATTATATAGATTGGTGAACTCACTGAACTCGAACTGGGACGAGCTTGAGAGGTACTTTCTTGACGACTCTAAGGGTACCAGCCTCTTCTTTATCGATGTCTTCATGTGTCATACCATCAGGTGCTCTCCAATCGAAGTAGTAAAGTAAGTTCAAGAGTCCCAATTCAACAGTAGCTACCCCCATTGCTATACCGGGACATATCCTTCGACCAGACCCAAACGGTAAGAGCTCGAAATGTCTTCCTTTATAATCAACAGGGCTATCGATAAACCTTTCCGGGTTAAACTCTTCCGGGTTTGTCCAGTATTTCGGATCTCTTCCTATTACCCAAGCGTTCACCAAGATCTGTGTCTTTGGAGGAATATCATAGCCTTGGACCTTGATGTGAGCCATCGTTTCCCTTGGGAGCAGAAGTGGAGCTGCTGGGTGTAATCTGAATGTTTCCTTGATCACCATGTTCAGGTAAGGAATTTTTTCGAGATCTTCTTCGGTGATTCTCTCCTTATTGTTGCCAAGACGGTCTCGGATCTCGCCTTGAACTTTCTTCATCACTTCCGGGGTTTTAACGAGTTCCGTCATTGCCCATATCATGGTAATAGCTCCTGTGTCTACTCCTCCTAGAAACAAATtctagcaaacaaaaaaaaataattgtaaatatgCAGATTCAGTTTCAATATGCAAATGTGTTGaaacaaatcttgtttttttcttcttcttaccgtTAGTAATGCCTTGATGTGATCTATCGTGAGCTTCAAGGAATCATCTTTGCCTTGTTTATGATCATCGATCACATCCAACATAACATCGACGATATCTCTGtgatcttttgatatttttccagGATGTAAATGATCATCGATCACACCTTGAAACAGAGTATCGAGCTTGACGAAAACATCTTTGAGCCTCTTGTGTTGCCCGGAAATACAGTCAACGAGCCATCCAAGTCCGGCAATAGGAAAGAAATCAGAGCAAGTGAAACTACCCTGAGCTCTCTCGGCTTCAGACACAAGCTCTTCGATCTTGTCTTTATCGATAAACTCATTCTCGTGGAACCTTTGTCCAAAAGCAACTCTAAACAGGATACTCGCGGTTAGCCAGAAAAGGGTTTTGCTCAAATCGACCGGAGATCGATCCACCGCTGATTCCGACAGTTTCTTGACAAGAAAGTTACATTCTTCCTCTCTGATATTCCCGGAAGACTGAACCTTTTTCAAACAGAAAAACTCACGCACCAAGAACTTGCGCCGCTCCTTCCACTCGTCACCATACGGTGTAAAAGCGACATCTTTAAAACCCCGAGAGGTTAGCCTCGAACCAACAAGCTTAGGCCTGCTGCAGCAGTCTAGGTCATGAGTTCTACACACCTCTTCAGCTGCTTCTCTCGATGAGATAACAGTTACAGGGACAAACCCTAAGTGAAGAAGCATAACATGTCCTGTTCTTTCGGCTAGACGTTGAAATAACATGTGAGGCAATTCTCCAACTTGGTGTAAGTTTCCGATGACTGGTAACGTTGGAGGGCTAGGAGGAAGGTTCCATTTAGAGCGTTTGATCTTCTTGCTGATAAAGATCAACGAAGCGAAGGTGATGATACAAACACAGAGCAAAGagattaccatttttttttgtttcttttcttccgttacacagaaaaatgaaattgataTCCTCTGTTTTCTGTTTATATTAATAGTCCACTATAGTCGATTTATTTTAACATCCCACACCGCCTACACTAtgattagatttttgtttttttcttcatacgTTACTATCTATCATATAAAAGAATCCTATGAAGCTAAGCAAGACATAAATCttaataataattgatttttttttttttttttttggttttttagaaaaaataaaatttatattgctctgtttctgtgtATATTAATAGTCCAAAGCAATATAAACCTATAAATAGGTCGAGTAATTTTAATCTCACACTGCTTATATTttcattggatttttttttcttccacttATATAAAcctataaaattttttttttctgccaattttaatatattacaaaGTTGGAATCTAAGCAAGACAAAATTATATGTGATGGATTCTAATGTTAATAATAATTGAAAGGAATTTGACGACAAATGTTATGAAAACAGAGCACCAAATGTCATCGTCtcatgaaaaataaagaaaaactttgTCATGTTATATAAGATATTACAAAGTATGAATTCTATAAAGCtaaacaatataatttttttaaaacaaatataatatatatggataagCACACCATTAAATATGGATATCATACCATCCAATTTGGATTTAATAAATTCTAATGATAAAGTTTGCATTCCAAATATAATACCGCTTTAGACTAGAATTTGGAAAATACGATATTCATCAAAATTTACTATTTTATGTGACAAGTACTACTAACAAGGTGTGTTTCGGTCACGCTAACCTAAGTCGTCGGAAAATCAATTATGACCTAAGTTGTGCCAGATGTGTAGCCCAGAAAAACAGTTAATTATGTTACTTTTGTTTGTCCGCCAGTGCGACAGATGTTGGCATTATCTCAAATACCACTTAGATCCTAATTCTTTCCAAACGAAGTCTTTGTTTGAGAATATAGATTTTTTCCTAAGTGAAATATCAATCGGTTCCCAACATACATCATTTCCTTAGATaatgtggtatatatggaagattataaattagaagttttcaaaaatttggtTGAGAGTCCTCTTGAGGTTGTAAGGTTTGCAGAAAGTGAGGCGATAGCCTTGCATCAGGCACATGTCGAGGCCACAAACTTATATACAACCCCCTGGGTCGACATACCTGCACTTTTATGAGATACTGTTGCTATTTGGATGGTTAATcctcaaagaaaataaataaatatttaggtGATGATAAAAAGACAGAGTAAAGAGATtaccatctttttatttttattttgttatacaGAAAATGAAATtgatattgctctgtttttgtgtaTATTAATAGTCCAAAGCGTTATATCTTGGTCGAGTAATTTTAATCTCACACTGCTTacatcttgattgtttttttttatctgttaaTATATTACAAAGTAGGAATCCTATGAAGCTAATCAAGATAAAAATTAGGGAGATTTACATTGAGACACACTTTCTATGAAAATATGTTCATTTGACACACTTTCTGTCCATGGGATACCTTTTTGCCAATTTTTTCACTATTCACATAATTTCTAGACTATTTTAACCCTCATCATATAAGTTGAGGTATAACTATAGAGAGAAAAACAATTGTATTATAGTCCGTCcgattttaactaaaaatttaaTCCAACAGCTAGAGAGATGAGTGTGGACCACAACATGAGTCTAACtaataaatgtgaaaaataaatttgaaaggATTTGTCATAAATAATAAGAACCATTCGATTGAAACTATTAGTTAAAATTCAATGGACAATTCTgtcacattttctttttctattcttcacattttttttttctcatactCTCTTTgtaatcactttatttaattattatgacatatttttttgattttatttttatcattcattataattttatttttttctacattttgagatccattttactatatttaaaagaataattataatacatattatctaattataattgaatatttgttgattgttatgtggatgctaaaaatatcttattatgtggatacttatttatggatacttatttgtggatactatacttattctaaaatcaagtccacatagacgatgagttatacacgtccactaaaaattacttatgttttggtaagtagtcattgttaactatcatAAAATGTTAACCTCATCACATCCCCAAAAAACCTAAGCTGAAACCgttcatcatatcatatcctaaactctaaactagAAACCTCTAACCCCTAACCTTAAACCTCTaagccctaaaccctaaaccctaaaccctaaatcctaaactataaaccttaaccttagatcataaacataaccataaatttaatttcatagaaaGTAATCACAAATGTAGCCAAATATGAAGATATTTTaatagaaaacatgaaattaaccCACCCCAACATGTAAACCCTTAACCTTAAGTTAGACCAAAATTTTTGACTACTTGtattacattctttataaatttccaaattcattgatgttATTCGCGattatgtggatggttaacatgAATAGATGGATACTTATGTTTGGATGACCAgataaaaaacaatatgaatacctaattaatCAAACAACTTGTGGTTTAGTAAAGTAGTCATGGTTAACTATCAAtcgattttaatatttcatgtccataaaatcaagtccacatggatgagttatacacgtcaactaaaaactacttgtgttttggtgtagtatcattgttaactatcaaacaatttttagctcatcatatcccctaaaaatCTAAGCATGAAGCCGTTCATTATATCCTATACTAAACTtcaaaccataaaccctaaaccctaaaccctgaaccctcaaccttaaaccctaaaccctaaagtcTAAACCATAATTCATAAATCCAAAAATCTTGACTACTTGtattacattctttataaatttccaaattcattgatgttgttcgtgattatgtggatggttaacatgaatagatggatacttatttttggatgatcagagaaaaaaacatatgaatgcctaattaaaaattttgtggtttgataaagtagtcatggttaactatcaaacgacttgaatattttatgtccataaaatcaagtccacatggacgataagttatacacgtccactaaaaactagttttgatttggtgaagtagtcattgttaaatatcaaacaattttaacctcatcatatcccctaaaaacctaagcatgaaacttatactaaaccctaaaccctaaatcctaaactttaaatcataaactataattataaatttaattccatagcaattttaacaaatgtagtcaaatctaaagattttttactagaaaacatgaaattgacatACCCCAACCTTTAAACCCTGAATTTTAAATTAGACCAAATTTTTGACTTCTTGTAttagattatttataaaatttccaaatttattgATGTTGTTCTTAACTGGTAAAGAAAGATTTGGAAATTATATTACTGATTTTTGTGCTAGAAACACTTAGAATCCGGCGCCTCAATTACTTTGAGCTTAAGAGAAAtatttcattgaaaaaaatCTCTAACCAAGTGTTAACTAGAATTATACATCTAAACATGTCCGCATGTTCATGATTTGTATGACATAATGCaccattttgtttatttcatctaaatttttttttttttgcttttctctaacaaaaattatatattttgttactacACTTTCCAACTAgcaacaattatatatttatttaaacaatgaaagaaagataagagaatgaaaaagaaacatattaatTGGGTAACTAGAGAGAGATTTATAGTTTGATGACATTGTTGTAAATAAAGTTATAGTGAGAGGatacgatttatgttttttttattattgagtATTATTGTGTGCATAAAAAGAATTGGTTGGGAAATAAGTGGTTTAGTTAAAGGGTGTTTTTGACAATTCAATCCAAGAAAGTGTATTGTGGACAAAAATGTGCTATTGTGATAGTAAAGTTTCAAAAAGTGTGCTAGAGTGCAATATTTCCCAAAAATTATGTGTGATGGATTCTAAATGttaataataattgatttttttattttgtttcttttattatactaaaaaatgaaattgataTTGTTCTCTTTTGGTGCACAGCTATGTTTATGTGTATATTAATAGTCCAAAGACCAATAACTAGGTCGAGTAATTTTAATCTCACACCGCCTACATTttgattggattttttttgtcttaataaatataaataataattgaaagCAATTTGATGACACATGTCATGACAATAGAACGCCAAGTGTTATAATCTcatgaaaaataaagaataatattgtcatattattttaagatattatagAGTAGTAATTATATGAAGCTAATAAagacaaaatttattaaaataaatataatatatatggataagTTCACCGTTAAATCTGGATACCATATGACCCGAATGACAAATCTAAGGACCTTTAATGATATAGTTTGTGGTCTAGATATAACACCGCTTCAGGCTAGAATTTGGAAAGTACGATACCCACCAAAGATTTACCATTTATATATGTGATAAGTGCTAACAAGGTGTGTTTTCGGTCAAGCTAACCTAAGTCGTTGGAAATCAATTGTAACCTAAGTTGTGCTCGatgttgtaacatccgcgaaccgaaatcccggtttaggggttgcatcggtcgatgcaagatTAGTTTTCTGCGGAagagttaagttaaacgctgcgttttgggttaggaaaatccttaactcgagtttttgtctcattcgacgagtttaGCCGTGTTTGAGAGAAAATaagagaggaaaagagttctaagtgttcttggtgagattttgggaatttgaggctgttcctgtagagatctgtagctgggatcgttgtaggagatTCTTGGAAgtgtttttttgcttgtttgaggttcagattcttcttggcaaaggtaagtgcatgaccatggcttattaaagctggagatctctctaatttgcttgttatgtgttgttaggcttgttagagggttatttgggacgttaggaagctttcttgtggcttgggatcaagttttgtgattgtaggaatgaagatccggcgagaagttGCGGGGGAAAACGATACTcgacattgcatcggtcgatgcaagtgcgaggacagcgcgtaaaacctagggttttcgtgctatgtcgaccATGTGCGGAAAACGAtactcggcattgcatcggtcgattcaagtgcgaggacggtgcgtaaaacctagggttttcgtgctatgtcgaccatgcgttggtcgatgcaatgggagcatcagTCAATGCATAttttgcgtcggtcgacgcaactcCCAACTGATGTCGGACGATGCATGCTTGGTGTAGGTCGATGAAGTGTCCTGATTTGTTATTggtgattgttgattgttgattgttagagatgtctctattgcttgtgtgtatagcccagtagatgggaggattgccttactgagtattttataaatactcatgcattgcaatttgtgtttatggtgcaggtaaaggcaaagtgtgatcgtggaatcaaggcaatgaagaggaggatgttctagtgactcgattggttgttgtctggcattgctaggttgctagagttgggtcattagaaacattactaggttgctggttctctgattcctgttgtttggtatttggatattgattatgttataatattggtttattattggatattggtattgtttatttccgctgttggttgtgattgtggttaggtggctagtggatatgggaccactagttgtagtttattattttcgctgttggttgtgattgtggtcaGATGTGTAGCCCAAGAGGAAACAATTAACCATGTCAAACGTGGGCTTTATCTCAAATACCACTTGATCCCAATCCTTTCCCAATGGAATCTTTAGTTGAAAATATGGTTTTTTTCCTAGGTGAAATATCACCTGTTTCCCAACATACATCCTTTTGTTGGATaatgtggtatatatggaatgctaaaaatgcaaaagttttttgaaaatttggatgAGAGTCCTTTTGAGGTTGTAAGGTTGGCAGAAAGTGAGTCAACAGCCTGGCATCAGACACATGTCGAGGAAACGGACACATACTTATATACAGCCCCTTGGTCACCTTACCTCAAACGAGGGTAGGCAAACGCACCACTACCTCCACTGTTACAGGATACCGTTGTTACGTGGATGGTTCCTGGAAGCAAACAAATAAGTTTTCAAGTATAAGATGGTTTTAATTAACACGACTACAAGGATGTGACTTTAAGTTCAAGTTTGGTGAATGTCAACACATATAAGGGCATGACCACTGGTAGAATCGACCAGAGTTGCtcaatatatagtattttaactattttaatataatattgttatttgttttaaagattaattcaaaaatatattttgctcCACTAATAATTGGCCACATACGTGATGAGAAACGTTTCTACAGATGCTTATATGAGAAACGTTTCCCTtctctttccttatttttctcatcCTCTCTCCTCTTTTATTAATACTCTTActgtttcacaaaaagtgtcattctagcctaattttttttgtttctaaataagtgtcattttagattttcaatataatattaaacataaatttcCAACTTTAACCTCATATTCATTGAAGAATATCAAGAGTCAATGTTAATTTTAAgtgtataaaaaatattttaatatgttttcttaatttgtgtgcaaagtgctaaaatgacacttattatgaaacagagggagtatttaattattactaATTAGTGAGCAATTCAAAGAGAAACCACCAGTGGAAATAGTCTAATTCTTTATATTGAGAGATTAAAGGCATGCATTTTGGTATGAATTTTTCATTGTCACATGCTACAAATTTTCAATGATGTACACAAATAAGAATAAAAGAGGTCTAAACCTAAATTTACTTTTAATCTATGTAGGAATTTGAATCAGTTTCATTTCAATGATGCTACGTTTCCTTTAAacgttaaatatttaaatcattcAAAGTAAGTTTAGCGACTGTTTTTATGTGACACAACACTTAAAATCTTGTCTTTTATACTCCCTCTGGTTTAGTTTACTTGACGTTTTAGagtaatttttctgttttagatTACTTGTCGTTCCCACTTTTCAAGATaacattttcaataaaattCCCAAAATAGCCTTATTCAAAACTAACCTTATTCAAAACTAACACAATTTGTAATTATTGAAAAGTCACGTAATTTGGTCATGTTGGATAATACGAGGAGTTACTTTATTTTCAACTTGTAAACATTATACGATGAGTCACTTTGTTCTACTTATAAACATACTCACTTTTCTTCTCTGTCAAACATCTAGAGAAAAATGGCAAAttcattcaataattttttgaagGTGGAAGAAAATCATGATGTTGGTGTAATGGTTcatggttttgatctaacaagaATCCCTTTCGAAGAAGAACTTGACTTAAACGAAGAGAATGCTGATGTCGATCCCATCCTGGTGCATGATTTTGATCTCAACAAAGTCCCtttggaggaggaagaagaagaagaagaagagcttcattTAGGCGTAGATATTGCTCATGTCAATCCTAAAGTGGTGCATGATTTTGATCTCAACAAACGCTATTATAGCGATGGAGAACTTATTCCAGATATGATATTGCATATTCTGAAGATTAATTGCCCAAAAGCTTTTTAGATTTGAGATCCATTACAAGATGATTTCATTGATGTTCAATTTCTTCTATGTCCTCCAATTATCCATggagtaataaaaaaattatactagtatTACTAGAGTGACTTGGCCCATCACGatgtatcaaacaaaaatataaatctatagaTGAATAGAAATCTGAAATACCTCAGATACTATTTAGACGACATTGTCACTTGTTCGCCAATATCCAGCAGGACGAAGTCCGGTCAAGACAAGCCCCAACTGTTTTTCCATCACTCGGTGATGAATTCAAGTAGCAGACCTCAGATAAATCtgaggaagcaaaaaaaaaaatggagaaaatgaCAGGGaacagagaagcagagagagataTAATGATTTCTAGTTTCATCAGCATACACTTTGATGTTTGGCTTCTTGCATAAAGGTATCCTCTTGAGGAAGAAAGATCATACCAGAATCATTGTCAGCTCCACAACCTCCACATTGTCAGCTTCACGACCTCCACATTGTTATCGACGTTTGCTATAAACCCAACTCCACAAGCTCCTCTCTTAGATATATTCCAAATTAGCAACCTGGTTTTAAATAGAtcaatcacaacaaaaaaaaccaaaaaaatggtgAAGGAATAACTGAAGATAAATCATGTAAATAAAAAGTTAAGTAGAACCTGAAACTAAAACCGTACCAAAATTATTCATAAACtctttttattaaggaaatctGAATAATGCTTATGATAAAAAAGAATGAGATAGACTAAGCAAATCTCACACTCCTAGCTGGTTTATTACATTTTCTACTATAGTAgaattacatattatttgtGAAGGAAGAAGACCCTCTCGTTCCAACGCTTCTTTCTTCATATGTGGGATTTTATAGTTATTAGATCCTCCATTTCTCATTGTTTCTTGAATGCACAGttgcaaagttaaaaaaaaatgtggtttaTCTTTCTCGACGGATATGCTTCGAAAGACGTAGTCACCGCGTGAATAAGCTCTTCAATGTTATTCGGACATACCTTATGTTGTAATGCTTGGATAGCACTAAAAAATCCAAGATCAAGAACATTTAGATCTGGAGAATTTGGCGGTTGACACATCAATCGAATGTCAAAACCATTTTGTGAAGCCGCAGCTTGAAATTCTACATCGCTTGGAGCCACATGCGTTCTTGCGTTATCTTGTTGAATAAAGATAACTTTTCCGACATCCTCACTAGGCCATTTCTCACGAATCTGGGGAAGAACttctgatatgctcaaatttaaccctgagctactctctcaaattatgagatcaattgtagtacttagggatcgaatacACAAAGACTccagattcacacaatagatttaataatcttttaattatgctaaaccaaaatattgtaattaaattgcaagatgaaacagaaataaagagttgtaaaattcagaaggattaaacgctaggcctagggaaattctcaggaaatcatggaaaatcagatcaattaattaaactagcaggattcaacaattaagcaccgttcttgaactctaaacacaattgtaaaataaatcagttctcactgcaaatattatctaagttttaaaaccagaaaatccaaatctctttgcaaaattcaagttgaaaaccagcaataaaatcaagtttagataagttcacaaaattactaaatcaaatctctttgcaagaagtaattttgctcaccaaaggtttttgtcaggaaaatcaattatattctcatatcaatcaataatcctaagatctaaatccagatgactaatcaaagatctagcattaagaacaacctatggtgaataacaagaaagataatgaatcctaaattaacagatctaacaatccatgaaatccctaatgagaaaccctaaacctaacaagtcgatctactcagacataattgtatgaacacaaatcatgaataaaatagatatca from Camelina sativa cultivar DH55 chromosome 9, Cs, whole genome shotgun sequence encodes:
- the LOC104710407 gene encoding cytochrome P450 71B17-like, with the translated sequence MVISLLCVCIITFASLIFISKKIKRSKWNLPPSPPTLPVIGNLHQVGELPHMLFQRLAERTGHVMLLHLGFVPVTVISSREAAEEVCRTHDLDCCSRPKLVGSRLTSRGFKDVAFTPYGDEWKERRKFLVREFFCLKKVQSSGNIREEECNFLVKKLSESAVDRSPVDLSKTLFWLTASILFRVAFGQRFHENEFIDKDKIEELVSEAERAQGSFTCSDFFPIAGLGWLVDCISGQHKRLKDVFVKLDTLFQGVIDDHLHPGKISKDHRDIVDVMLDVIDDHKQGKDDSLKLTIDHIKALLTNLFLGGVDTGAITMIWAMTELVKTPEVMKKVQGEIRDRLGNNKERITEEDLEKIPYLNMVIKETFRLHPAAPLLLPRETMAHIKVQGYDIPPKTQILVNAWVIGRDPKYWTNPEEFNPERFIDSPVDYKGRHFELLPFGSGRRICPGIAMGVATVELGLLNLLYYFDWRAPDGMTHEDIDKEEAGTLRVVKKVPLKLVPVRVQ